Proteins found in one Allorhizobium pseudoryzae genomic segment:
- a CDS encoding carbon-phosphorus lyase complex subunit PhnI, which yields MAYVATRGGERAIDQSERLYRADLGEIDAQRVTAIRQSLPWLIDRVMGEASLYEPDLAALALAQSGGDLYEAVLLLRAWRTTQPRLAIAEPVRQEDLFTVRRISAAFKDIPGGQILGPTLDYSHRLLATGVLEGQPFVPTPVEPAARPAPARQPSLAAWQKSVGLVADVPAAPVAPDDIPDLTREPLLFPAKRAHTLQSLARADTGGVLALGYSAMRGYGNAHPTVNELRLAEAELKVRHPRGTIFSGGRVKVSQAEVTNKGKSGKLDLGFCATLGWNEVKVIAGATLDLNAPGAPKNSAVNEEFFLYHTEPVEASGFCIHFKLPHYVTFQSSLDALRDAKAKQAAPAAPAVLQRQEEPA from the coding sequence ATGGCCTATGTGGCAACCCGTGGCGGCGAACGCGCCATAGACCAGTCCGAGAGGCTTTACCGGGCCGATCTCGGCGAGATCGACGCACAGCGCGTGACGGCGATCCGCCAGTCGCTGCCCTGGCTGATCGACCGGGTGATGGGCGAAGCCTCGCTGTATGAGCCGGATCTGGCGGCGCTGGCGCTGGCGCAGTCCGGTGGCGACCTCTACGAAGCCGTCCTTCTGCTGCGCGCCTGGCGCACCACCCAGCCGCGCCTTGCGATCGCGGAGCCGGTGAGACAGGAGGACCTGTTCACGGTGCGGCGCATCTCCGCCGCCTTCAAGGATATTCCGGGCGGACAGATCCTGGGGCCCACGCTTGACTATTCGCACCGCCTGCTGGCAACCGGCGTGCTGGAGGGCCAGCCATTCGTTCCAACCCCGGTGGAACCGGCGGCCCGCCCCGCGCCGGCCCGTCAGCCGTCACTTGCTGCCTGGCAGAAGTCCGTCGGACTGGTAGCCGATGTTCCTGCCGCGCCCGTTGCCCCGGACGACATTCCGGACCTGACACGCGAACCGCTGCTCTTCCCCGCCAAACGGGCGCACACGCTGCAAAGCCTCGCGCGTGCCGATACCGGCGGCGTGCTGGCGCTCGGTTATTCGGCGATGCGCGGGTATGGCAACGCCCATCCGACCGTCAACGAATTGCGTCTTGCCGAGGCGGAGCTCAAGGTGCGCCACCCGCGTGGAACGATTTTCTCCGGCGGTCGTGTCAAAGTTTCCCAGGCTGAAGTCACCAACAAGGGCAAGTCCGGCAAGCTCGACCTCGGCTTCTGCGCCACGCTCGGCTGGAACGAGGTGAAGGTGATTGCCGGCGCAACGCTCGATCTCAACGCGCCGGGGGCACCGAAGAACTCAGCTGTCAACGAAGAGTTCTTCCTCTACCACACCGAACCCGTCGAGGCCTCCGGCTTCTGCATCCACTTCAAGTTGCCGCATTACGTGACCTTCCAGTCCTCGTTGGACGCGCTGCGGGACGCAAAAGCCAAGCAGGCCGCACCGGCAGCACCTGCCGTGCTCCAGCGCCAGGAGGAACCGGCATGA
- a CDS encoding alpha-D-ribose 1-methylphosphonate 5-phosphate C-P-lyase PhnJ, translating into MSLSSLTKPWEAFSYGFLDASAKREMRRKMLKAIAVPGCQMPYASREVPIARGWGTGGLQVTLTLIKPSASIKVIDQGADDGVNAASIRRFLSRVSGASETMDTLEASILQSRHRIPEETLKDDQILVLQVPNPEPLRPVEPNMSIAREMHADADYSRLWLTLYEQIVRSGRIMQGAAYPALVNGRHVMTPSPIPRWDVPKLHMARHLTFLSAGREKRLFAVPPFTRVEPLVFSDVPYKVEDHAGLSCHRSGVTGYFMNEIPQDDGTSTHELSDSQFGVKAIRRSEGETVAIGDTWYKNGTLTP; encoded by the coding sequence ATGAGCCTCTCGTCCCTCACCAAACCCTGGGAAGCCTTCAGCTACGGTTTCCTTGATGCGTCCGCCAAGCGCGAGATGCGTCGCAAGATGCTGAAGGCCATTGCCGTTCCCGGCTGCCAGATGCCCTATGCCAGCCGCGAAGTGCCGATTGCCCGCGGCTGGGGAACCGGCGGATTGCAGGTCACCCTGACCTTGATCAAGCCATCCGCCTCGATCAAGGTCATCGACCAGGGTGCCGATGACGGCGTGAATGCCGCCTCCATCCGCCGTTTCCTGTCGCGTGTCTCCGGCGCCTCGGAAACCATGGATACGCTGGAGGCCTCCATTCTCCAGAGCCGACACCGCATTCCGGAGGAGACGCTGAAGGATGACCAGATCCTGGTGCTGCAGGTTCCCAATCCGGAACCGCTGCGCCCGGTCGAGCCCAACATGTCGATCGCCCGGGAAATGCACGCGGATGCCGACTACAGCCGGCTGTGGCTGACGCTGTACGAACAGATCGTCCGCTCGGGCCGCATCATGCAGGGCGCCGCCTATCCGGCGCTGGTCAATGGCCGGCATGTGATGACACCCTCGCCGATCCCGCGCTGGGACGTGCCGAAGCTCCACATGGCGCGGCACCTGACCTTTCTCTCCGCCGGACGCGAGAAGCGGCTGTTCGCCGTGCCCCCCTTCACCCGCGTGGAGCCGCTGGTCTTCTCCGACGTGCCCTACAAGGTGGAAGACCATGCCGGCCTCAGCTGCCACCGCTCCGGCGTGACGGGATACTTCATGAACGAGATCCCGCAGGACGACGGAACTTCGACGCATGAACTCTCCGACAGCCAGTTCGGCGTCAAGGCAATCCGCCGCAGCGAAGGCGAGACGGTGGCCATCGGCGATACCTGGTACAAGAACGGGACACTCACCCCATGA
- the phnH gene encoding phosphonate C-P lyase system protein PhnH, giving the protein MTQSLNQRSAPVVPVRNAAETRANATYDALMWALARPGTIRQLPENDPFAVAEALVDRECRVFASDAGLAERIAATGACLASAAQADHAFLALDTPAGLAALDDVPTGSHLYPDEGATVFASATIGHGRGLRLSGPGIDGKVEIRIGGIPDDVWAIRSDRCLYPTGFELFLIDGDQVLGLPRSTMIEVL; this is encoded by the coding sequence GTGACCCAAAGCCTCAACCAACGCTCGGCCCCTGTCGTGCCGGTTCGCAATGCCGCAGAGACACGCGCAAACGCCACCTATGACGCGCTGATGTGGGCGCTCGCGCGGCCAGGCACCATCCGGCAGCTGCCGGAAAACGATCCTTTTGCCGTTGCAGAAGCCCTTGTGGACCGGGAATGCCGGGTTTTTGCGAGCGATGCCGGTCTTGCCGAAAGGATCGCCGCAACCGGCGCCTGCCTCGCATCGGCGGCGCAGGCAGATCACGCCTTCCTCGCGCTCGATACACCTGCCGGCCTTGCCGCTCTCGACGATGTGCCGACAGGCTCCCACCTGTATCCGGACGAAGGGGCAACCGTTTTTGCCTCAGCCACGATTGGCCACGGTCGCGGTCTTCGCCTGTCGGGTCCCGGCATCGACGGCAAAGTGGAGATCCGGATCGGAGGCATCCCGGACGATGTCTGGGCGATCCGGAGCGACCGCTGCCTGTATCCGACCGGCTTCGAACTCTTCCTGATCGACGGCGACCAAGTGCTCGGCCTGCCGCGATCCACAATGATTGAGGTGCTGTGA